One Siniperca chuatsi isolate FFG_IHB_CAS linkage group LG1, ASM2008510v1, whole genome shotgun sequence genomic window, aacatttgctaataagcaccAAACACAGCTAAGTTGAGCACAGAAACAGctaagtacagctaaggctggtGGTATTGCtcttagttttgcaggtatttggtcataaaccaaagtgtgggacaaattcagattttgacctgctggtggtgctacaggaaaTGTCAGTGGATCTCCAAAGTCAGTAAgtttcatcctctgaggaccatgaatctctgtacaaaatgtcatggcgatccatccaatagttgttaggAATTCAAAAGGGATCTTCCTCTGTGGAGTATGAACGTGCCAAATGTCATCAAAGCTACCAGGCTGTTTAATATCCTCTGTGCAAGTGAGACCTTTGGTGCAATGGCACTACTAGAGGACAGGCCAAAGGATCTAAAACCAATgcagttcatcctctggggaagctgaaaatgttcctgttggCAACTCTACAAGAAAGGTCACTGCTAGCGTTTCTCCACCAAATTAGCTCTGGTTCTTGAACCGGTTCCGTTCAAGATCCTTGGAACCGTGATGCTATCTAGTGAACCAGCCCGCGTTTCCACCACTTTTGAGCAGAACCATTGTAATCAAGGATGTGTCAACAGAGGGCGTTGCACAATGCACAACGATCTGTAATCTTTGGTGGGCATGTCATATTTTGGCAAGGAAaacctgctttttttttgctattttttggTTCCAGCTGGGAACCAACTTTTCTGGTTCCGAACCAAGTTATATTTGGTCGTAATGCTCCGAATGGTTCAAAATTAGGTGTGCGAACCAGAACAGAGCCGGTTCCACGTTGTCGGAAAAGGCCTGAGAGTGTCTAAAATGTGAGGGCTTCATCTTCTGTGGAgtatgaatgtgctcagtaaaaTTCACATCAGTCTATTTATGAGATTTACATATTTCTTGTGTAGAGGGATACCAAAATAATTAGGACTTACATTATCCTCTAGGGGCCAAGAATGTCCAGTATTTGGTGAGAGATGTGTTGGACTGGTGAATAAACCTACCAGCAGGCACTGCCATCCTCGCAGGGCAAaaatcacttttatttaaacagatgaAACTACATTTTATATGTCAAACCACACAATTATCTCTCTGTTCCAAGTTTCAAGAGGTTTTACAATTTCACACGATTACTTGAGATGATGACAGGTTCTGTAGAAAATCATTTACGATGAGTGATCTTAATACTAGAGACAGAAATCTCTGTGAAGTAGAGTTTCTGTCCTTCATGTCAGTGAAATATTCATGATGATAACAGCTTTTCCAGGAAATAACAGGGCAAACAGGAAAAAGTGCGTGgtcagtttgattgacagcacaAGCTAAAGTCTGCCTTTAGGTCCATGTTGACTTCCCAaatggtaacacacacacacatcccaagtgtacacacacacacagccaagcAAAGATGGGCTAAGTCAACATTTTGTACTTGTCTCTTCTGCATTATTGATGACTAGTGACAGGtagcagagagggagggtggaTGCGAGATCAGCGCAGTAATGCGGAATATGATGATGCTGCCCAGGCTGCAAAAACCACAGAGGGCTTGAAAtttcaactcaaataaaacatcagtgagGAGTCAAGAAAAATATTATTAGAGGGAACTTAAGGCAGTAATTTCAATCAGCAAATGTTCAGAGTCCTTTTCCGTTTCACTCGCGAAGGGTTTAAAGTGTCAGTTGTCCGTGTGCCACAAATGATAATCCTCTGTGACGAGAAGTAAACAGCTAAATGTGATGTGAGGACAGAGAGCGGGTGCACAgaagtgatggaagaagtattcagaaccacaatgtaaaaacactccatcacaagtaaaagtcctgcattcaaaattttactttagtaaaagtacagaaaatacttaaaaagtatgtatgtaagaACTGCCCCTTTCagaatgttatattattatgtgatattattggattattattattgatgcattaatgtgaaagcagcattttattgttgctttCAGGATGGAGCttaatttaactactttattcacttctgggtagtttaatctacaacaatcatattttataaactgatcatatgttacGTCTTAATCTGCTGAGTAACTTtggctgtcagataaatgtattggagtaaaaagtagcagaaagtggaaatacttaagtgaagtacaagtacagtaCCTTTCCACCACGGATATAAAGAACTCACCATTTCAGACGGACAATAATTCATGTTTGTGTCTTGCAATTTTGGTCCGTTATAAGAAAGGCTGAACCATGTTTTTGTTATGGATTTCATTTTTAGCAGAAACACTCCTGTGATTCATCTAACATCCAGTATGTGCCACCCTTTGTTATCTGAACTCATGATCAGATGGTGCACTGTGATAACTGCTATATTTAAGTTCAAACTAACACTAACAGACATGTCTTAAGATATTTTAAATGACTCTACTAACACGTACTGGTGTCTGATatgcttttcacacacacaaaaatatttttttctattactATTTGGGCATTTCGTTTCTTTATTCGATTGACAGCCGACAGCAGAGATATGACAGGAtgtgaggggagagaaagagatgggaaCGACATGCATCAAAAGGTTCCCGTCCAGACATGAACCAGGGACTTTGTGTTTCATGGTCAGCATTGCGCCTTAAACCCTAGGCCACCAGGGCCCATCCAAGTGAAGTCACAACAAGCAAACACGTTTTTGAGTGAAGAGTGACTTTGTTGAAGTTGAAACTGTCAGACACATCTGGATGTGTTTAGATCACAGCATTAAATATGAGCTTACCTGTTTAGGTGCCATGAATCAAACGcagattgtttttgtatttttgggtCACAGCAGGTTAAGCCTCTTTCGTGCACCTGACGTCACCGACAGCCTGACACTGAATGGGAGGCTCGGTGTGACTGAGATGTGACAGTCACTCTCTGGTTCATAACTGCTTCCTCTGCGGCGGAATTAGGTTTCATATTTAAGCCCCCGGGAGGTGTGACGTCACAGGTCGCGGTCACACCCACGTCATTGTTCAAATATTGAGAGAGCTCCTGAacatcatcaaaaaaaaaaaaagtgtgtttacacGATGGACCAAAAGAATAAGCGGCCACTCCACTGCTTTACAAAACAAGATGATCCACACtttattggtattattattattatcatgagTCATACACAAACAGTCTTCTAAAACAAAATAGTTCAAGTTCAAAAGACAGGTTTTGGATTTGCCCAGACGAAGAATCACTATAATATTCCCATAATATTGCTGTTAAGACTTTACAGCGTGGATGTCGTCCTCAGGTGAGTTTATTGTGCACTGTGGGTTATTTCTTAGCTCCTATTACATCACAACAATGATCCTGTGGGGTTTCTACAGACATAAAGTGGTTCTGAATATTTACAGGAACTTTATGGTATTCTTATCTCCCGTCCATCACCATGATATCCTTACAGAGACTTATAGTTTTTCTGTGATATAATatacttttaaaatatatacttaTCATAGAACTACTATAGTTCTTTTTCGCAAGGGTTAGGCAGTCACCGCACCTGCTCCTCAGCTGTATCATAAAAAATATGACAGTAATTACAAAGGAATCgagtgacagttttttttttcttcttcccatCTCAATGCTACAATCAGACCCGGCGAGGCTCATAAGCACTTTAGCAGGAAAAAGTTGCAGAAAGCTCCCCGGGGACAGTCGCACATCTTGCCGATCCGAGCGCCTTTCCTCACGGCGCACTGCTCCCCGACATCACACTGAGGGAGAAGCAACGACACCACAGGTTTGATCCATTTCTCCCCTGCTGCGACACGCATCAATACAATATCAGTCAATACAATATGTTAAAGTAGGTACAATACCGTTGGGACTTGGCCAAATTTCTTTTCCCATAAAGGCAGTCGTTTAGCCTGCAGCTTTTCAAGCACTTCCTGGAGAGCTCCAAGCTGTCAGGTAACATACAAACAGCACAAAAGAGCTTAATGAATGTTGGTTATTTTAGCAACGGACATACAAATAGAACATATGAGTAGCTACGAAAATGCAAAATACTTTGGCAATGTTTATGCatgcaatataataatatgtaatgtAGTTATACATTACAGTTACATATTATGAGTAAAATGACACAAATCGATGGAATAAAGTGTCAAATATATAATTATCTGCACAGGACGGAGGTTACATAACAAGGGAAAATCttaaatgtgtgcatttctgAATTgagtttggtttattttaaggTGGTCACAGACTGGAGTTCCACAGCCACATTTTAGACTTTATTCAACACAGCATAACTGAATTTCAAAGTAGCATgcaaaagattaaaaacaaaaaacaaaacaacaatttgatttgataaaataataaaacttttttttgtttttggttgctgCGAAAATATTTAAAGTGGCATCGTCTTTTTGCATGCATGCAGTGCAGTAAGTAGAAGTGCAAATATAAAGCTTACCAGCTGCTTCTCACTGGTTAGGTTCGGACCTTTTGGGTAGAAATCCCGCAGGGCTCTGGGGCTCAGCTCCTCTTCGGACTCGGTGTCCAACACTTCGGCTCCAGCGACgctggagagcagcagcagtgcgcAGAGCAGCGCCCCGCTGAGCAGCCTGGAGCTCTGTACGGTCCCGGTGCGCGGCATGATGTGGCCCTTTCTCCGTCTCAAATAGTCGCTCCCCCGCGCCAAACACCTTTTTATCTGACTCCTGCCATCTGCTCGCTCCACCTTATCctttgattttttctttttgtcatgcGTAACAGCTGCCTTGGGTGAGTCATCCCGTAAAAGTTGCTGGGCAAAATATGCCTCAAaaagtcaacaacaacaacagcagcagcgcTGCAAGGGGTCGTTACTGATAAAGTAGTGGATTACTCGTTACTTGGATGGAGAATGGAGGATTTAAAACTGATGAGGTCATTTCTGTGAAGTTTGATAAGCATTAAGACAATTAGCTGATTACATTTTGATGTTGCATCTGTAACTGTCATTATAAGATATATAATTTTTAGtcacaaacacttgattgcaaaTCTTTGTTGGATTACAGGCTCTAGGAATCAGTTTAACTTTAAATAACAGCAATGATGTGCTTCGGTCACCCAGCAAGTCTGAGAACATTGCTTTATTTCGTATTCCATGTAGATCAGCAGTAACTTGAAATACATTACTTTTTCCATTACTGGCTCAGAAAGGCATTTGCAGCCTCTCCTGCATCTAAACTTGGTGACTCAGTCAGTCCTTTCTGCCGTAAATGATCAAGAAAACCAAACAGCGCCAGCGTTAAACGCCCTTGTTATTCTTTCTTCAGTAAAATCACCTCCCACCCAAATGAAAGCCAGAGTTTTCACTTTGaaagtagtttttattttcagaattcaCCTTTTATCTGCAGGGACTGAATGCCCaaaggacagagtgatgtttgATTACCAGCTCTAATCAAGCCATTATTGAAAGAGAAATGATGATTTGTTAAAGCACTGAAGTCATTTGTGTAGCAGGTCATCTCATTaataacaaacacaagcagggtcacatttctacacatttttgaaaaaaaagaagctaaaaataGCTTATTATACAGTGTTGTTTCACTTAAATTTGTATATACTGATGCTAATCTgattgtctgtgtctgtgcaatAAAACTAATAGCGTCATAATGAACctgtaaatgaaatgaataatgaCTTTGAACTTCATATCAGGGATAAATGATGTCGGATATGCAGTAAATGGAAGCAAAATCCAACATTttactgtgaaataaaaatgtgatcaGCTGCACAAGATGCACTTCCACACTGTGTTTAACTCACCAAACATCTTCTGCAGCCACAATATGATATCGTTTATGATACTGAGAGTTACGTATGCAGCCACTGAGTCCACTGTAACAATGCAAAGGATGGATGTTTACACACAGTATGGACCTAGAAATGACAGCTGTTTGTTCGTATTGTATTCTCAATGCTGTGCTTGAGTTATCCCGCTGCACTGCATTGATCGCTTGTTTCAGAGCCGCCTGCTTCGGGTCCATCAGCAGAGACGGAGATGGAGGAGCAGGAAGCTTTGATTGCGCTCGAGGCAGCATGactcatgtctctctctccccactttTAATGACTGAGACGCCaatttaacatttcattcacaacGACCAGGCGATTTCATTCACAGCCACGAGTTCATTAGTTTCTGTACCGTATCCCTACAGTCATCTGCCAAAGGCTCAGAGTCGTGCAGGACACACTTCCCTGGTCTGATTTGTTCCTCTGGTGTGTAATGTTGAGGACATTAGGGGATTAGGCTCAATCTGCCCTATTATTGTGTACTTTCAAGCATGAATAACAATGTCGAGCAGAACAAATTATATTTAGAGTCGGCTGACTCAACACTTGAATAATTGAAATGTATGCCTTGGTGTTCTTGTAAAAATCACAGAAACCTCAGAATTACAAACTGGTGAAACAACCCATCAGAGCAAGTCCATGAAATAGGTTTTAAACCTGCGATCACTGATTTTTTGctcacttgggggcagcgcaagGTGTAACGCTGACAtgttatcaccttataaagttatCAAGGCAAATGTGTTAGCAGACAATTCCCTATTTACAcgtccagcagacacagagcaacattagcattcatttgaagtcgtgTTCCTATCGagttgaaagatgctaaaatgctccgtagagctgaggggaactgcagaatcGGGCgatcattttctgtgggttcatcaccaTGAGCGGCCCCTTTCACATAATACACAGTCGTTTTTTTCCATTGTTACTATTAAactattgattagtgcagctttaaaaaaacagaaaccgGAGAAATAGATTTGGGATTTTGACAGCTCTCTTTTCCCCCCACTGATCACACcatgatgttttttcttctgtttttagcaaaacTGTTTGGAGTGGTTGCCCCCGAGGCAATGGAGCCTAAACATGTTCCATAAAGGGCCGAGAGTTTGCAGCTTTGTCCCTCCAACAGTTCACTGTGCGAGACGTTATTAATCAGTTGATCCATTCCAACTTGAAATCAGCTGAGATACTTCCCCAGACACTCAGATCTTTATGAGACATAATTGGACACCGTTGTCAAAATATAGGACATTGAGCACGACTGCTTCTCCATATCCTGAGGAAAAATGATTCAGTCAAATCTTATTAACATTCAGAAAGACACGAAGAGGAACAAGAGCCCTCTTTTACACATGTG contains:
- the LOC122880197 gene encoding cocaine- and amphetamine-regulated transcript protein-like, producing the protein MPRTGTVQSSRLLSGALLCALLLLSSVAGAEVLDTESEEELSPRALRDFYPKGPNLTSEKQLLGALQEVLEKLQAKRLPLWEKKFGQVPTCDVGEQCAVRKGARIGKMCDCPRGAFCNFFLLKCL